The following are from one region of the Rosistilla carotiformis genome:
- a CDS encoding SAM-dependent methyltransferase has product MGQTEAVDPAIHESTLQSFFGFLTRKAEAGWLPDPLLRAGIRRLLRSRLRDLHELADDNDCEAFLRATRPQPIAVVPEKANDQHYEVPAEFFREVLGPRLKYSCCRWTEGIGSLQQAEEQALRETCENAQLEDDMRILELGCGWGSLSLWMAEHYPNSQITAVSNSHSQREFITARARDAGLTNLQVLTVDINHFQPSDTFDRVVSVEMFEHMRNHRKLMDRIHDWLAPDGKLFVHIFCHKQTPYLFRSDGEQNWMGRYFFTGGMMPSENLLESVGSRLTLAQKWRWSGMHYAKTSRAWLENHDRCSESLLPILKQTYGEDHAIMWQNRWRMFFMACEELFAFNGGNEWFVSHYLFER; this is encoded by the coding sequence GTGGGACAAACCGAAGCGGTAGATCCAGCGATCCATGAGAGCACGCTGCAATCGTTTTTTGGGTTCCTGACGCGGAAGGCGGAAGCCGGTTGGTTGCCCGATCCGCTGCTGCGGGCTGGCATCCGGCGGTTGCTGCGTTCGCGGCTGCGCGACCTTCACGAACTGGCCGACGACAACGATTGCGAAGCCTTTCTGCGAGCGACGCGTCCGCAACCGATCGCCGTCGTGCCGGAGAAGGCAAACGATCAGCATTATGAAGTCCCGGCGGAGTTCTTTCGAGAGGTGCTGGGACCACGGCTGAAGTACAGTTGCTGCCGCTGGACCGAAGGCATCGGATCGCTGCAACAGGCGGAGGAGCAGGCCCTGCGCGAAACGTGTGAGAACGCGCAACTGGAAGATGACATGCGCATTTTAGAACTCGGGTGCGGATGGGGATCGCTGTCGCTGTGGATGGCGGAACATTACCCGAACAGCCAGATCACCGCAGTTTCGAATTCCCATTCCCAGCGGGAGTTCATCACCGCACGAGCTCGCGACGCGGGGCTCACGAATTTGCAAGTGCTTACCGTCGACATCAATCACTTCCAACCATCCGACACCTTCGACCGCGTCGTCTCGGTCGAGATGTTCGAACACATGCGGAACCACCGCAAGTTGATGGACCGGATCCACGATTGGCTGGCCCCCGACGGGAAGCTGTTTGTGCATATTTTCTGTCACAAGCAAACGCCTTACCTTTTCCGCTCCGACGGCGAGCAGAATTGGATGGGACGCTACTTCTTCACCGGTGGAATGATGCCCAGCGAGAACCTATTGGAAAGCGTCGGGTCACGATTGACCTTGGCCCAGAAGTGGCGATGGAGCGGCATGCATTATGCGAAGACCAGCCGGGCGTGGCTGGAGAATCACGACCGCTGCAGCGAATCGCTATTACCGATTCTGAAACAGACCTACGGCGAGGACCACGCGATCATGTGGCAGAATCGCTGGCGAATGTTCTTTATGGCGTGCGAGGAGTTGTTTGCTTTCAACGGCGGCAACGAGTGGTTCGTTTCCCATTATCTGTTCGAACGATGA
- a CDS encoding SAM-dependent methyltransferase has translation MSTTATTLPHPAAPSLSWLQRSARGKMLDWLATADGGVVRFSDSHQQRTLGTMAEDGLQASLNVREPDFYSQLATGGSLGFAESYLRNHWQTDDLTTLLRILYRNDRQASGDTSWIAKLTRRAARYSHQLASNTLRGSRRNIAAHYDLSNEFFDLFLDSTGMYSSAYFAEDTFSLREASEAKLQRICEKLDLQPQDHVLEIGTGWGGFALHAAQNYDVRLTTTTISSAQYQKAGQRFEAAGIADRVELLDSDYRDLVGRYDKLVSIEMIEAVGERFLKTFFERCGRLLKPGGRFVLQGIVMPESRYDAYRQGVDFIQKYIFPGGFLPSVAAMQQAVGQTTDLRLHTIEDLSPHYARTLYAWRQRFMRRLDDVRRLGFDDRFIRMWEYYLCYCEAAFSEQAVRVVQVVWDKPKR, from the coding sequence ATGAGTACGACTGCAACCACGCTTCCACACCCCGCGGCTCCGTCGCTCTCCTGGCTGCAACGCTCGGCTCGCGGCAAGATGCTCGACTGGTTAGCGACCGCCGACGGGGGCGTCGTCCGTTTTTCCGACAGCCACCAACAACGCACACTCGGAACGATGGCGGAGGATGGTTTGCAGGCCAGCCTGAACGTCCGCGAGCCCGACTTCTATTCTCAATTGGCAACCGGCGGATCGCTGGGGTTCGCGGAATCTTATCTTCGCAATCACTGGCAGACCGACGACCTAACGACGTTGCTGCGGATCCTGTATCGCAACGATCGCCAGGCGTCTGGCGATACGTCGTGGATCGCCAAGCTGACGCGTCGCGCTGCTCGGTATTCTCACCAACTGGCGAGCAACACGTTGCGAGGCAGTCGCCGCAACATCGCGGCGCACTACGATCTGAGCAACGAATTCTTCGACTTGTTCCTCGACTCGACGGGGATGTATTCCTCGGCCTACTTCGCCGAGGATACGTTTTCGCTCCGCGAGGCGTCCGAGGCGAAGCTGCAGCGGATCTGCGAGAAATTGGATCTGCAGCCGCAGGATCATGTGCTGGAGATCGGCACCGGATGGGGCGGCTTCGCCTTGCATGCGGCCCAGAACTATGACGTTCGATTGACGACGACAACGATCTCGTCGGCTCAGTACCAAAAAGCTGGCCAGCGATTTGAAGCGGCCGGGATCGCCGATCGCGTCGAACTGCTCGACAGCGACTATCGCGATCTCGTCGGCCGCTACGACAAACTGGTTTCGATCGAGATGATCGAAGCGGTGGGCGAGCGATTCCTGAAGACCTTTTTCGAGCGATGCGGCAGACTGTTGAAGCCCGGCGGTCGGTTTGTGCTGCAGGGGATCGTGATGCCCGAATCGCGATACGACGCCTATCGCCAGGGCGTCGACTTTATTCAGAAGTACATCTTTCCGGGCGGCTTCCTGCCGTCGGTCGCTGCGATGCAACAGGCGGTTGGCCAGACGACCGATCTGCGGCTGCATACCATCGAAGATCTCTCGCCGCATTACGCACGCACGCTGTACGCCTGGCGGCAGAGGTTCATGCGGCGGCTGGATGATGTGCGGCGACTTGGCTTCGATGATCGTTTTATTCGGATGTGGGAGTACTATTTGTGTTATTGCGAAGCGGCGTTCAGCGAACAGGCGGTTCGAGTTGTTCAAGTTGTGTGGGACAAACCGAAGCGGTAG
- a CDS encoding DUF1365 domain-containing protein codes for MNASAAIPSDASLISELEVESAAEVTSDLSPPARSSCLYFGTIRHRRFVPVGHQFCYSLFLAMIDLDEVNSLFRFPLFCSTSRFSLLRFRRSDYWGDPERPLADCIRDLVQQQIGLTITGPIRLLTHLRFFGLSFNPASFYFCYHADGRRLQAIVAEVTNTPWGERHCYVIPCYGDSRIHRHQCRKVFHVSPFMPMQMMYRWRISTPAQQLSVQIENFDEATQVFDATLQLKRQPFSYRRLVWVVVRFPLMTFQVVAAIYWQALRLWWKKVPFVPHPGRQREGSR; via the coding sequence GTGAACGCATCGGCCGCCATTCCAAGCGACGCCTCGCTGATCAGTGAACTCGAAGTTGAATCGGCCGCGGAGGTGACGAGCGACTTGTCGCCGCCAGCTCGATCGAGCTGTCTGTATTTCGGTACGATCCGGCACCGCCGCTTCGTCCCCGTCGGACACCAGTTCTGTTATTCGTTGTTCCTAGCGATGATCGATCTGGACGAAGTCAATTCGCTGTTTCGCTTCCCCTTGTTCTGCAGCACTTCACGATTCAGTCTGCTCCGTTTTCGCCGCAGCGACTACTGGGGCGATCCCGAACGTCCGCTGGCCGATTGCATCCGCGATTTGGTTCAACAGCAGATCGGCTTGACGATCACCGGGCCGATCCGTCTGCTGACCCATCTGCGATTCTTCGGTCTGTCGTTTAATCCCGCCTCGTTCTACTTCTGCTATCACGCCGATGGTCGACGGTTGCAAGCGATCGTTGCCGAAGTCACCAACACGCCGTGGGGCGAGCGTCATTGTTATGTGATTCCGTGCTATGGGGATTCACGAATCCATCGCCATCAATGCCGCAAAGTGTTCCACGTCTCGCCGTTCATGCCGATGCAGATGATGTATCGCTGGCGAATCTCCACGCCGGCCCAGCAGTTGTCGGTGCAGATCGAAAACTTCGACGAAGCGACGCAAGTTTTTGATGCGACACTGCAACTGAAACGCCAACCGTTTTCCTACCGCCGGTTGGTCTGGGTCGTCGTCCGTTTTCCTTTGATGACCTTCCAAGTGGTCGCAGCGATCTATTGGCAAGCGTTGCGATTGTGGTGGAAGAAAGTTCCGTTTGTCCCGCATCCAGGCCGCCAACGCGAGGGATCTCGATGA
- a CDS encoding NAD(P)/FAD-dependent oxidoreductase, whose protein sequence is MRIAIVGSGVSGLVAARMLSAIHEVVVFEADWRLGGHVNTHEVEVGTAETGRQRYQIDTGFIVCNDRTYPNFTRILRDLDVPTDPTSMSFSVCCERTGLEYNGTSLNGVFAQRRNLVRPSFLRMLRDILRFNREGPQHLETVSENETVGQFLAQHRYSNEFAQQYLLPMGAAIWSCPCADFANFPIRFILEFYVNHGLLSLRDRPTWQVIRGGSMRYVERLVEPFRHNIRMACPVESVSRQADGVRVSFRGGEEIFDEIVFACHSDQALRLLADADPLETELLSAFPYSDNSAVLHTDERVLPKRRRAWASWNYHLPKTQVDRPTLTYNMNLLQQIDSPQTFCVTLNEDQRIAEEKVIARFKYSHPLFTVQRSAVQKRHREVIRRRRTSFCGAYWRNGFHEDGVVSGLAVCREFGIPDWSLQTKHSLPEQPAAEKPGASLRSQPAAAAVASGGKSS, encoded by the coding sequence GTGCGAATCGCCATCGTCGGATCGGGAGTCTCGGGACTTGTTGCAGCGCGAATGCTCTCCGCGATCCACGAAGTCGTCGTTTTCGAAGCCGATTGGCGACTGGGCGGTCACGTCAACACGCACGAGGTCGAGGTCGGGACGGCGGAAACCGGCCGACAACGCTACCAGATCGATACCGGGTTCATCGTCTGCAACGACCGCACCTACCCCAACTTCACACGCATCCTTCGCGATCTGGACGTCCCGACCGATCCGACGTCGATGAGTTTTAGTGTCTGTTGCGAGCGGACTGGTCTGGAATACAACGGCACCTCGCTCAACGGAGTCTTCGCCCAGCGGCGGAATCTTGTTCGGCCCTCCTTCCTGCGGATGCTTCGCGACATTTTGCGGTTCAATCGCGAGGGGCCTCAGCATCTCGAAACGGTCTCCGAAAACGAGACGGTCGGCCAGTTCCTCGCCCAACATCGCTACTCGAATGAATTTGCACAGCAGTATCTGTTGCCGATGGGAGCGGCGATTTGGTCCTGTCCCTGCGCCGACTTCGCCAACTTTCCCATCCGTTTCATTCTCGAGTTTTATGTCAATCACGGTCTGTTGAGTTTGCGAGACCGGCCGACGTGGCAGGTGATCCGCGGCGGATCGATGCGGTATGTCGAGAGGTTAGTCGAACCGTTCCGCCACAACATCCGCATGGCTTGCCCTGTCGAATCGGTCAGCCGCCAAGCCGATGGTGTGCGAGTGAGCTTTCGCGGGGGCGAGGAGATCTTCGACGAGATCGTTTTCGCTTGCCACAGCGATCAAGCGTTGCGACTGCTGGCTGATGCCGATCCGCTGGAGACGGAGTTATTGTCGGCGTTTCCCTACAGCGATAACTCAGCGGTCCTGCACACCGATGAGCGCGTGCTGCCCAAACGTCGCCGCGCTTGGGCCAGTTGGAATTACCACCTTCCCAAAACGCAAGTCGATCGGCCGACGCTGACCTACAACATGAATCTGTTGCAGCAGATCGATTCGCCGCAGACGTTTTGTGTCACGTTAAACGAAGATCAGCGAATTGCAGAGGAGAAGGTGATCGCTCGGTTTAAGTATTCGCATCCTCTGTTTACGGTTCAACGCTCGGCGGTTCAGAAGCGGCACCGCGAAGTCATTCGCCGCCGTAGGACCTCGTTTTGCGGAGCCTATTGGCGCAACGGGTTTCACGAGGACGGAGTGGTCAGCGGTTTGGCGGTCTGCCGAGAGTTTGGCATCCCCGATTGGTCGCTGCAGACCAAGCATTCTCTTCCGGAACAACCGGCGGCTGAAAAGCCTGGCGCCTCGTTGCGATCGCAACCAGCAGCCGCGGCGGTGGCCAGTGGAGGAAAGTCATCGTGA
- a CDS encoding sigma-70 family RNA polymerase sigma factor has translation MGRSEIAYIPNEDFDTASEQDFAEIDGQLYADEEESGRSRRDAEAFLMAVEASRLLTVEGERFLFKRLNFLRFRANALQASLGRGRAARRSQQEIDRLLCEANQTRDQIACANLRLAASIVRKYSNSQDDFDEFLAEANAILLNAVDKFDYSRGYRFSTYATHAIQRHIYRLLQKTRKVRDRQTADGNDQILQIEASPYVGEAACEDAAKAMKKLIASFDRVLDDREQEIVRRRFGLNASGKGASMRAIGDDLGISKERVRQLLNSSIEKLAKIAEPLESILQQDRP, from the coding sequence TTGGGCCGTTCAGAAATCGCTTACATTCCGAACGAAGACTTTGACACGGCGTCCGAACAAGACTTCGCCGAGATCGATGGTCAGTTGTATGCTGACGAAGAGGAGTCCGGACGCAGTCGCCGCGATGCCGAAGCGTTCTTGATGGCGGTCGAAGCGTCGCGATTGTTGACGGTCGAAGGCGAACGTTTTTTATTCAAGCGTTTGAACTTCCTGCGGTTCCGAGCCAACGCCTTGCAAGCGTCGCTGGGGCGTGGGCGAGCCGCTAGGCGGAGTCAGCAGGAGATCGATCGGCTGCTTTGCGAAGCGAACCAGACTCGCGATCAGATCGCTTGTGCGAACCTGCGGTTAGCCGCTTCGATCGTTCGCAAGTATTCGAACTCGCAAGACGATTTCGACGAGTTCCTGGCCGAGGCGAATGCGATTTTGCTGAACGCTGTCGACAAGTTCGATTACTCCCGAGGCTATCGCTTCAGCACGTACGCGACTCACGCGATCCAACGACATATTTACAGGTTGCTGCAGAAGACGCGGAAGGTTCGCGATCGCCAAACGGCCGACGGCAACGACCAGATCCTGCAGATCGAAGCGTCGCCCTATGTCGGCGAAGCGGCTTGCGAAGACGCAGCCAAAGCGATGAAGAAGCTGATCGCTAGTTTTGATCGCGTGCTGGACGATCGCGAACAGGAAATTGTCCGCCGCCGATTTGGGCTGAATGCATCGGGCAAAGGGGCGTCGATGCGAGCCATCGGCGACGATTTAGGGATCAGTAAAGAACGCGTCCGACAGCTCCTGAACAGTAGTATCGAAAAGCTGGCCAAAATTGCTGAGCCGCTGGAATCCATTCTTCAACAAGACCGTCCATGA
- a CDS encoding thioredoxin domain-containing protein produces the protein MTYADVPIDRDSINPAYKPRSWMRYALRGAAVYHLAWGALAIAMPATMLGWLGADGDGLALTLWQYIGLLVGLFGIGCGIASRNPTGHWLLLTIGLIGKIFTATGFALAFSAGAVPMAIGWTVLTNDLIWMVPLALILWESAHTAHAVDSAHSEPEADDPMNDLRTNTGKSLNELANAHPQMIVFLRHAGCTFCRQTLADISLQRALIEATGCRLLFVHLGPEDAQATEVFRRYDVDDVPRISDPKCRLYRQFGLELGGFSQLFGLRVWLRGLIYGVVNGHGIGAIQGNSFQMPGVYLYHCGMILDGIRHELASDRTNYVDFARQIEQSPPAVSA, from the coding sequence ATGACATACGCAGACGTTCCTATCGATCGGGATTCCATCAATCCCGCCTACAAGCCACGAAGTTGGATGCGGTACGCGCTGCGCGGTGCGGCCGTCTACCATCTCGCCTGGGGTGCGTTGGCGATCGCCATGCCCGCGACGATGCTCGGCTGGTTGGGTGCCGACGGCGACGGATTAGCCCTCACCCTCTGGCAATACATCGGCTTGCTTGTCGGGCTGTTTGGAATCGGGTGCGGGATCGCATCGCGAAACCCGACCGGGCACTGGCTGCTGCTGACGATCGGGTTGATTGGAAAGATCTTCACAGCCACAGGATTCGCGCTGGCGTTTTCCGCCGGGGCGGTCCCTATGGCGATCGGTTGGACTGTGCTCACCAACGATCTGATATGGATGGTTCCATTGGCGTTGATTCTTTGGGAATCGGCGCACACCGCCCATGCCGTCGATTCGGCTCACAGCGAACCGGAAGCCGACGATCCGATGAACGATCTGCGGACCAACACCGGCAAAAGCTTAAACGAACTGGCCAACGCCCACCCGCAAATGATCGTCTTCCTGCGCCATGCCGGCTGTACATTTTGCCGTCAGACGCTGGCCGACATCTCGCTGCAACGGGCGTTGATCGAAGCGACGGGATGCCGTTTGCTGTTCGTTCACCTGGGCCCCGAAGACGCTCAAGCGACCGAAGTCTTTCGCCGCTACGACGTCGACGACGTCCCCCGAATCTCCGATCCGAAGTGTCGGCTGTACCGTCAGTTTGGCCTGGAGCTCGGCGGCTTCTCGCAACTGTTTGGTCTGCGAGTCTGGCTGCGAGGCTTGATCTATGGAGTCGTCAACGGACATGGGATCGGCGCGATCCAAGGCAACAGTTTTCAGATGCCGGGAGTCTATCTGTATCACTGCGGCATGATCCTCGACGGCATCCGCCACGAACTCGCATCGGATCGCACCAACTACGTCGACTTCGCCCGCCAGATCGAACAATCGCCCCCCGCAGTCTCCGCATAG
- a CDS encoding type II toxin-antitoxin system HicB family antitoxin: MLTPNFNAVIRRDGQWWIGWIEEIPGVYSQGATRDELIANLRDALAEAIELNREDARRAAGEAYEEVAIQP, from the coding sequence ATGCTGACTCCCAACTTCAATGCAGTAATTCGCCGTGATGGCCAATGGTGGATCGGCTGGATCGAGGAGATTCCAGGCGTCTATTCACAAGGTGCAACTCGCGATGAGCTGATAGCGAACCTACGCGATGCGTTGGCGGAGGCGATCGAATTGAATCGCGAAGACGCTCGAAGAGCTGCAGGCGAAGCATATGAAGAGGTGGCGATTCAACCGTGA
- a CDS encoding type II toxin-antitoxin system PemK/MazF family toxin: MNVGDIHWVDFPRANGREQHGRRPAIIMQEDRYAGGLPTALVVPLSTAIRALRFAGTTTIAASSESGLGKASVALVFQLRAIDRGRIREKMGHIGDAGCEAVFNELSKLLGRSI, from the coding sequence ATGAATGTCGGCGACATTCATTGGGTCGATTTTCCGCGGGCCAATGGTCGGGAACAACATGGCCGTCGCCCCGCCATCATCATGCAGGAAGATCGATATGCGGGAGGTCTACCTACAGCGCTGGTGGTGCCGCTGAGCACGGCAATTCGAGCGTTGCGGTTCGCAGGAACCACGACGATTGCCGCATCGTCAGAAAGCGGGTTGGGCAAGGCTTCCGTTGCGTTGGTGTTTCAATTGCGAGCGATCGACCGAGGCCGTATCCGCGAGAAGATGGGGCACATCGGCGATGCCGGTTGCGAAGCCGTTTTCAATGAGTTGAGCAAACTATTGGGTCGGTCGATTTGA
- a CDS encoding ribbon-helix-helix domain-containing protein, whose translation MNIELPREAMQFVEGLVASGEYDSANEAVVDGVRLLMGRQQLRSDIQKGIAELDAGLGINGDEVFADLDQRPQS comes from the coding sequence ATGAACATCGAACTACCACGCGAAGCAATGCAGTTTGTTGAGGGGCTCGTCGCCTCCGGCGAATACGATTCGGCAAATGAGGCCGTTGTCGACGGCGTGCGATTGTTGATGGGCCGGCAACAGTTGCGATCCGACATCCAGAAGGGGATTGCTGAACTGGATGCGGGGTTGGGCATAAACGGCGACGAAGTGTTTGCCGATCTCGACCAACGTCCGCAGTCCTGA